The following proteins come from a genomic window of Polyangiaceae bacterium:
- a CDS encoding branched-chain amino acid aminotransferase, which translates to MQIEVRRTNAPRPRPESELGFGRIFADHMVRMDYAPERGWHSPRVEPYAPIQLDPTAAVLHYAQAIFEGLKAFRGKDGQVRMFRPDRHAARFAKSAERVCIPPVPEDVFVETCRKLVEVDRDWVPTADGAALYIRPLAFATEPFLGVRPSLSYTYLVMTSPVGAYYAEGFAPVRIVVERREVRAAHGGLGSCKTPANYAASLHAAQAAKKKGFSQVLWTDAAEHRYVEEVGTMNLFVHLGDEIVTPALDGAILAGVTRDSVIQLLKAKGLPVVERRLALDEIRAAHDKGQLHEIFGTGTAAVVSPVSALGVDDEVWTIGKGDVGPLARSLFDQIVAIQRGQAEDRFGWMFPVG; encoded by the coding sequence ATGCAGATCGAGGTTCGGCGCACCAACGCGCCCCGTCCCCGCCCGGAAAGCGAACTCGGATTCGGCCGAATCTTCGCCGATCACATGGTTCGCATGGACTACGCGCCGGAGCGCGGGTGGCACAGTCCCCGCGTGGAGCCGTACGCCCCGATACAGCTGGATCCCACTGCGGCCGTGCTCCACTACGCGCAAGCGATCTTCGAAGGGCTGAAGGCGTTCCGAGGCAAGGACGGCCAGGTGCGGATGTTCCGCCCGGATCGCCATGCCGCGCGCTTTGCCAAGAGCGCCGAGCGCGTGTGCATTCCGCCGGTCCCGGAAGACGTGTTCGTGGAGACGTGCCGCAAGCTGGTGGAAGTGGATCGCGACTGGGTGCCGACGGCGGATGGCGCCGCCCTCTACATTCGTCCGCTGGCGTTCGCTACGGAGCCGTTCCTCGGCGTACGCCCCTCGCTGTCGTACACGTACTTGGTGATGACCTCGCCCGTCGGCGCCTACTACGCCGAAGGCTTCGCTCCCGTGCGCATCGTGGTCGAGCGTCGTGAGGTGCGGGCGGCTCATGGCGGCCTCGGCTCGTGCAAGACTCCGGCGAACTACGCCGCCAGTCTGCATGCGGCACAGGCGGCGAAGAAGAAAGGGTTCTCCCAGGTGCTGTGGACGGACGCCGCGGAGCATCGCTACGTGGAAGAGGTCGGCACCATGAACTTGTTCGTGCATCTGGGCGACGAGATCGTCACGCCCGCCCTGGATGGCGCGATTCTCGCGGGCGTTACCCGAGACAGCGTGATTCAGCTGCTGAAGGCGAAGGGCCTACCGGTGGTGGAGCGACGGCTCGCCTTGGACGAGATCCGCGCGGCTCACGACAAGGGACAGCTCCACGAGATTTTTGGCACCGGCACCGCCGCCGTGGTCTCCCCCGTGTCTGCCCTTGGCGTGGACGACGAGGTGTGGACCATTGGCAAGGGGGACGTGGGACCGCTGGCGCGCTCGCTGTTCGACCAGATTGTCGCCATTCAGCGCGGTCAAGCGGAAGATCGCTTTGGCTGGATGTTTCCAGTCGGATAG
- a CDS encoding alpha-galactosidase, translated as MLVVRVALFGFVALSLAGCGGDDAPAQKSCHTSLRASDVGLSASDGCSTTLSLLPRVRMDGTWHSASGCVPAAAGVDCAVGPVGSVHLEVDATRVSLRFDAAAGGALQAISLDGSARVPGARGFLSNGFQSWSQSGVVALAPAPSESDLEAALALRGDGEVTREGSELSNAFTFVGGSGSGLVLGALAEQRFRVWMSVHREHDGDDLTVRVGEGNTGESIAVAAGDVVEGEPLHVELGPLEASLEHYAAALPSRRQTTPRDAQIGWNSWYELWDTVDAGAMDENAALASGILGSYADGRKLRIVVDDGWQQAWGDWQPNDKFPNGLSGLATTLHAQGYEVGVWLAPLLVAESSAVAQAHPDWLVGGASYNHPKHGAMRVLDVTQPQAAAHLAQVISSIVGWGYDLLKIDFLFAGTWEGTRAEAVTGMQAYARALEIIRKAAGESTVLVAVGAPGVASLPWVDGWRLGGDIALENTGVRWAYLPSQGRSLAARWPLCRATLCDADPVMLRDLTQDEVDTGASIVAFAGGALFLSDDLRVLPDERKGWGLNAERAQLALSAAPAVPEDLVPDAPPEILSNVFIDLVRQSTTHVVPERWRTADGRRYAINWSEEATTIAGHTVLPHATIALSP; from the coding sequence GTGCTCGTCGTCCGTGTCGCACTGTTCGGATTCGTCGCGCTCTCCTTGGCCGGCTGTGGGGGCGACGACGCGCCCGCGCAGAAAAGCTGTCACACATCGCTCCGCGCGAGCGATGTCGGCCTGAGCGCCAGCGATGGCTGCAGCACGACGCTGTCGCTCTTGCCGCGGGTGCGGATGGACGGAACCTGGCATTCCGCCAGCGGCTGCGTGCCCGCCGCCGCGGGGGTCGATTGCGCCGTGGGGCCCGTCGGCTCCGTTCACCTCGAGGTCGACGCCACGCGGGTGTCGCTGCGCTTCGACGCTGCCGCCGGTGGAGCACTGCAGGCCATCTCGCTGGACGGTTCCGCACGCGTGCCCGGCGCCCGCGGCTTCTTGTCGAACGGTTTCCAGTCCTGGTCCCAGAGCGGCGTGGTGGCCCTCGCTCCCGCCCCCAGCGAGAGCGATCTCGAGGCGGCCCTCGCCCTTCGCGGAGACGGCGAGGTCACCCGCGAAGGATCGGAGCTCTCCAACGCCTTCACCTTCGTGGGCGGGTCGGGCAGCGGCCTCGTCCTGGGAGCGCTCGCCGAGCAGCGCTTTCGCGTTTGGATGTCGGTACACCGCGAGCACGACGGTGACGACCTGACGGTGCGCGTCGGCGAAGGCAACACCGGCGAGTCGATCGCCGTCGCCGCCGGGGACGTCGTTGAAGGCGAGCCCTTGCACGTCGAGCTGGGCCCGCTCGAGGCGTCTCTCGAGCACTACGCCGCGGCGCTCCCATCACGCCGGCAGACCACGCCGCGCGACGCGCAGATCGGCTGGAACTCCTGGTACGAGCTGTGGGACACGGTGGACGCCGGCGCCATGGACGAAAATGCCGCGCTCGCCTCCGGCATTCTCGGAAGCTACGCGGACGGACGAAAGCTTCGCATCGTGGTGGACGACGGTTGGCAGCAGGCGTGGGGCGACTGGCAACCGAACGACAAGTTCCCGAACGGACTCTCCGGCCTGGCCACGACGCTCCACGCCCAAGGCTACGAGGTCGGCGTGTGGTTGGCGCCGCTGTTGGTCGCCGAGAGCAGCGCCGTGGCCCAGGCGCACCCGGATTGGCTCGTCGGCGGCGCGAGCTACAATCACCCCAAGCACGGCGCCATGCGTGTGCTCGACGTCACTCAGCCCCAGGCCGCGGCCCACCTGGCGCAGGTGATCTCCAGCATCGTGGGTTGGGGCTACGATCTACTGAAGATCGACTTCCTGTTCGCCGGCACTTGGGAGGGCACGCGGGCGGAGGCCGTGACCGGCATGCAAGCGTACGCGCGGGCGCTCGAGATCATCCGCAAGGCTGCGGGCGAAAGCACGGTGCTGGTGGCGGTGGGGGCGCCCGGCGTGGCCAGTCTGCCGTGGGTGGACGGTTGGCGTCTGGGGGGCGACATCGCGCTGGAGAACACCGGCGTGCGCTGGGCTTATCTGCCGAGCCAAGGTCGAAGCCTCGCCGCCCGCTGGCCGCTGTGCCGCGCCACCCTGTGCGACGCCGACCCGGTGATGCTGCGCGACCTGACCCAGGACGAAGTGGACACCGGCGCGAGCATCGTGGCCTTTGCCGGCGGCGCGCTGTTCTTGTCGGATGACCTCCGGGTGCTTCCGGACGAGCGCAAGGGCTGGGGCTTGAACGCCGAAAGGGCCCAGCTTGCGCTTTCGGCCGCTCCCGCCGTGCCGGAGGATCTGGTGCCGGACGCGCCTCCGGAGATCCTCTCCAACGTGTTCATCGACCTGGTCAGGCAGTCCACGACCCACGTGGTTCCCGAGCGCTGGCGCACGGCGGATGGACGCCGCTACGCCATCAACTGGTCCGAGGAAGCGACGACCATTGCCGGGCACACGGTCTTGCCGCACGCCACGATCGCGCTGTCACCCTGA
- a CDS encoding tetratricopeptide repeat protein, with product MGRKEELAAIDAAFEDGAPLVSLVGPAGVGKTRLALRYAGAERDALSGGVWFCDLTEARSAGGLCAAVAALLSVPLLSGDPDDAVERVGYALERRGPLLLVLDNFEQLEEAARGVVEKWLSDAPQAMFLVTTQRALSLADEQVVEILPLPPPANEDVATLEQSPAVELFVLRARATRADYQLTRANAPLVAAIVRKLEGVPLGIELCAARMGLLGERQILDLLEQQLDVLVSATGHPEKHSALRTAIARSVDLLKPWQSSALAQCSVFHGGFSLEAVENIVDLSRHSDAPRGGLWAHDVLSALEQACLVRSAAAAGGGEMRYRLFDSVRQFAEEQLLSSGAAAQTTDRHTRYYLEASRSWADRIDGPGGVELRRRLAREADNLLSIYDRELSHPSPSHAGRALEAVLSLEGVFATRGPFGRYAELLDAALARAAQAPGGIPPALESRACSSRGLLAILSGRLDDAADDYVRALAAAERADDGELSTTCKVKIGLCRGLAGHARESEEWLARAGEHLDHSSLRVQRTYYNDLGLVLTQQGRTRDAQTNLEKALELHQRTGNRRDEGVALGNIGGRYFERGLLEEARDCYDRGRAVLQEVGDRRSAAVLLAHLGQADVELGDHAAGRQKLEEALATQREVGDRAWEGIVLSLLGNLELELGNASAAVARYQKSVATLSGSSYRRNAGLGWAALAVAEAQLGHGADARTAVAEAAEILESVGTPGDRAALAIFGATVAWLLARAEGAGASEVSALYAELEKTERTMAAAGGDGIVPDEERFALRVAARLRASPTAIQPTLEPARDHLTIGPGARWFAPPRGSRVDISRRGALRRMLALLAERRVSSPGRGASVNELFEAAWPDASFAAKGAAARVYVGLGTLRRLGLQGVLLRGDDGYYLDDGIPLLSDPSG from the coding sequence GTGGGACGGAAAGAGGAGCTGGCCGCCATCGACGCGGCCTTCGAGGACGGCGCGCCCCTGGTCAGCTTGGTGGGCCCGGCAGGGGTGGGAAAGACACGACTGGCGCTGCGCTACGCCGGAGCGGAAAGGGACGCCCTGTCAGGAGGCGTGTGGTTCTGCGATCTGACCGAAGCGCGCAGCGCCGGCGGGCTGTGCGCCGCCGTCGCCGCGTTGCTCTCGGTCCCCCTGCTCAGCGGCGACCCCGACGACGCCGTGGAGCGGGTGGGCTACGCCTTGGAACGGCGCGGCCCGCTGCTGTTGGTCCTCGACAACTTCGAGCAGCTCGAGGAAGCCGCCCGCGGGGTCGTGGAGAAATGGCTGTCCGACGCGCCGCAGGCCATGTTCCTGGTGACGACCCAGCGTGCGCTATCGCTCGCCGACGAACAGGTCGTGGAGATTCTGCCGCTCCCGCCGCCCGCGAACGAAGACGTGGCGACGCTGGAGCAGAGCCCCGCAGTGGAGCTGTTCGTGCTTCGCGCCCGCGCCACCCGCGCGGACTACCAGCTCACTCGAGCCAACGCGCCGCTGGTCGCGGCCATCGTGCGAAAGCTGGAGGGCGTACCGCTCGGCATCGAGCTGTGTGCGGCGCGCATGGGACTGCTCGGCGAGCGTCAGATCCTGGATCTGCTCGAGCAACAGCTCGACGTCCTGGTGTCCGCGACGGGCCACCCCGAGAAGCACTCGGCGCTACGCACCGCCATCGCCCGCTCCGTGGATCTGCTCAAGCCGTGGCAGAGCTCCGCGCTTGCCCAATGCTCCGTCTTTCACGGCGGCTTCTCGCTGGAGGCCGTAGAGAACATCGTGGACTTGAGCCGCCACTCCGACGCCCCGCGTGGGGGTCTGTGGGCGCACGACGTACTGAGCGCGCTGGAGCAGGCTTGCCTGGTGCGCTCGGCGGCTGCGGCCGGCGGCGGCGAGATGCGCTACCGGCTGTTCGACAGCGTGCGCCAGTTCGCGGAAGAACAGCTGCTTTCGAGCGGCGCCGCGGCTCAAACCACGGATCGTCACACGCGTTACTATCTGGAAGCCTCGCGCTCCTGGGCGGATCGCATCGACGGCCCGGGCGGCGTCGAGCTTCGTCGACGCTTGGCTCGAGAAGCCGACAATCTGCTGTCGATCTACGATCGCGAGCTGTCGCACCCTTCGCCGAGCCATGCGGGTCGGGCGTTGGAAGCGGTGTTGTCGTTGGAAGGCGTGTTCGCCACGCGGGGACCGTTCGGTCGCTATGCGGAGCTGCTCGACGCCGCCCTGGCGCGGGCAGCGCAGGCCCCCGGCGGCATTCCCCCCGCTTTGGAATCGAGGGCTTGTTCGTCCCGGGGACTGCTCGCCATCTTGTCCGGACGGCTCGACGACGCCGCGGACGACTACGTGCGGGCGCTGGCCGCGGCGGAGCGCGCGGACGACGGCGAGCTGTCCACGACCTGTAAGGTGAAGATCGGCCTGTGTCGGGGTCTCGCGGGTCACGCTCGAGAGAGCGAGGAGTGGCTCGCGCGCGCCGGCGAGCACTTGGACCACAGCAGCCTGCGCGTGCAGCGCACGTACTACAACGACCTGGGGCTCGTGCTCACCCAGCAGGGACGGACTCGCGACGCACAAACAAACCTGGAAAAGGCCCTGGAGCTCCACCAGCGGACGGGCAATCGCCGGGACGAAGGCGTGGCCCTGGGCAACATCGGCGGTCGCTACTTCGAACGAGGGCTGCTCGAAGAAGCGCGGGATTGCTACGACCGCGGCCGCGCCGTGTTGCAGGAAGTGGGGGATCGCCGCTCGGCGGCGGTGCTCCTCGCGCACCTGGGGCAAGCGGACGTGGAGCTCGGGGATCACGCCGCGGGGCGCCAGAAGCTCGAGGAAGCCCTGGCCACGCAGCGCGAGGTGGGCGACCGCGCGTGGGAGGGCATCGTGCTCTCCTTGCTCGGCAACCTGGAGCTCGAGCTGGGCAACGCGAGCGCGGCCGTGGCGCGCTACCAGAAGAGCGTCGCCACCCTGAGCGGCAGCAGCTATCGCCGCAACGCCGGCCTCGGTTGGGCGGCGCTGGCAGTGGCGGAGGCGCAGCTCGGCCACGGAGCGGACGCGCGCACCGCCGTGGCCGAGGCCGCGGAAATCCTCGAAAGCGTGGGGACGCCGGGGGACCGCGCGGCCCTCGCCATCTTCGGCGCAACGGTGGCGTGGCTCTTGGCCCGCGCAGAAGGCGCCGGTGCCTCCGAGGTAAGCGCGCTGTACGCCGAGCTGGAGAAGACCGAGCGCACGATGGCGGCCGCCGGCGGCGACGGCATCGTGCCCGACGAAGAACGCTTTGCCCTGCGCGTGGCGGCACGCCTGCGGGCGTCGCCGACCGCGATTCAGCCGACGCTCGAGCCGGCGCGAGACCATCTCACCATCGGTCCGGGGGCGCGTTGGTTCGCCCCGCCGCGCGGCAGCCGGGTGGACATCTCCCGGCGCGGAGCCCTGCGGCGCATGCTGGCGCTGCTGGCGGAGCGTCGCGTGAGCTCGCCGGGACGGGGCGCCAGCGTGAACGAGCTGTTCGAGGCCGCGTGGCCCGACGCTTCCTTCGCGGCGAAGGGCGCAGCGGCGCGGGTGTACGTGGGTCTCGGAACCCTGCGGCGCCTGGGGCTGCAGGGCGTGTTGCTCCGAGGCGACGACGGCTACTACCTCGACGACGGCATTCCGCTGCTCAGCGATCCGTCAGGGTGA
- a CDS encoding tetratricopeptide repeat protein — translation MTQTAHRIELSPRSFVGRKAELEHIERAFDAGAHVVTVTGSSGTGKTRVAREFAARRATLGPVWFCDLSQVESSTELCAALAAAIGLRVGPSDPADAVETIGGALARRSPALLVLDNFEQLVEEGGPLVAQLADEAPEVELLITSQQRLRLPEEHCVALAPLPLPPEDERQAEEIARFDAVRLFLDRAGRGSLSAQEALQVAAIVRELDGLPLAIELAAARVNELGLDGLRSALGQRLDVLAEPGAVERHRTLRSAIDWSWAMLSSEAQRALSRSSVFRGGFTLAAFAEVTREGDDPDELSALRVLQTLHDKSFVVASPTPGIVGESRFGLFESIRVYAREKLEQLSLREQTEERHAEHYIDAASVWLAELDGPLGAQMRRRLELERENLLAVYDRALRDGNVPAAVSAIVSLEVEFSTHGPIARFVDLLDSALVLAPEGSLAPRTIAQAELARGRVRVVQGRFGDGINDFERALTYAERSDDRELTVLSALKAGQALAMEGRSKQAEVRFERARAVLQTLDSPRLERQFFADVSLVRAQQGRTREALELSEKALALARRLGNRREEGATLGNIGARLNELGRISEARTRYQEALEILNEVGDRRAAAVFEAHLANMDEEAGDLSGAEQRLERALTVHHEIGDVAWEGIVYGLLGNVRLRRRRFREAASAYREAAARLPGNYRRWAGLFAAAQATAEAEVGELEAAKTHLAVARQTLEAVGAPSDLVTWEVHERLVTLARARRNPDPEASIQAHTAAESLMGELDRQARREPLTDEVRFPLRLLASALSVGDSRVPSSPFRETLKVGPDAEWFATSDGERVDLSRRNAPRRLLAKLVDAQQNRPGAGVSLEGLFDAAWPGVAIRPDSQAARVYVAIGTLRKLGLATMLLRQDDGYLLDPAIPVVLAS, via the coding sequence GTGACTCAAACCGCGCACCGCATCGAACTCTCGCCGCGGAGCTTCGTCGGCCGAAAGGCAGAGCTCGAGCACATCGAGCGTGCCTTCGACGCGGGCGCTCACGTCGTCACCGTCACCGGCTCCTCCGGGACCGGCAAGACGCGCGTCGCGCGGGAGTTCGCGGCACGCCGGGCAACGCTGGGTCCGGTTTGGTTCTGTGATCTGAGCCAGGTGGAGAGCTCCACGGAGTTGTGCGCGGCCCTGGCCGCAGCCATCGGCCTCAGGGTGGGGCCCAGTGACCCCGCAGATGCCGTCGAGACCATCGGAGGCGCTCTCGCCCGCCGGAGCCCCGCGCTCCTCGTGTTGGACAACTTCGAGCAGCTGGTGGAAGAGGGCGGCCCGCTGGTGGCTCAGCTCGCCGACGAGGCCCCCGAGGTGGAGCTGCTCATCACCTCGCAGCAAAGACTGCGTCTGCCGGAGGAGCATTGCGTCGCCCTGGCGCCGCTGCCGCTGCCCCCGGAAGACGAGCGGCAGGCGGAAGAGATCGCGCGCTTCGACGCCGTGCGCCTGTTTCTCGATCGCGCAGGGCGAGGCTCCCTGAGCGCGCAGGAAGCGCTGCAGGTGGCGGCCATCGTCCGTGAGCTGGACGGACTCCCCCTCGCCATCGAGCTGGCAGCGGCGCGCGTGAACGAGCTGGGTCTCGACGGATTGCGCTCGGCCCTGGGGCAACGTCTGGACGTGTTGGCCGAGCCGGGCGCGGTAGAGCGTCATCGCACCCTGCGCAGCGCCATCGACTGGTCTTGGGCCATGCTCTCCAGCGAGGCGCAGCGCGCGCTGTCGCGGAGCTCGGTGTTTCGAGGCGGGTTCACGCTGGCCGCCTTCGCGGAGGTCACACGGGAAGGCGACGACCCCGATGAGCTCTCGGCGTTGCGAGTGCTGCAGACCCTGCACGACAAATCCTTCGTGGTGGCCTCTCCCACCCCCGGCATCGTGGGGGAGAGTCGCTTCGGCCTGTTCGAGAGCATTCGCGTGTACGCCCGCGAGAAGCTGGAACAGCTCTCGCTGCGGGAACAGACCGAAGAACGCCACGCGGAGCATTACATCGATGCCGCCAGCGTGTGGTTGGCGGAGCTGGACGGACCCCTCGGCGCCCAGATGCGCCGCCGCCTCGAGCTCGAGCGGGAGAACCTCTTGGCCGTTTACGACCGCGCGCTGCGTGACGGCAACGTGCCCGCCGCGGTCTCTGCGATCGTGTCGCTGGAGGTCGAGTTCTCCACCCACGGGCCCATCGCTCGATTCGTGGATCTGCTGGACTCCGCGCTGGTGCTGGCGCCGGAAGGCTCACTCGCTCCGCGAACGATCGCCCAGGCAGAGCTGGCCCGGGGTCGGGTGCGGGTGGTTCAAGGGCGCTTTGGCGACGGCATCAACGACTTCGAGCGCGCCCTCACCTACGCCGAACGCAGCGACGACCGCGAGCTGACGGTGCTGAGCGCCCTCAAGGCCGGGCAGGCGCTGGCCATGGAAGGCCGGAGCAAGCAGGCCGAGGTCCGCTTCGAGCGCGCTCGCGCCGTGCTGCAAACGCTCGACAGCCCGCGCCTCGAGCGTCAATTCTTCGCCGACGTCTCGCTGGTACGGGCGCAGCAGGGCCGCACGCGGGAGGCGTTGGAGCTGTCCGAAAAGGCGCTCGCGCTGGCACGGCGGCTCGGCAATCGCCGAGAAGAGGGCGCGACCCTCGGTAACATCGGCGCTCGCCTGAACGAGCTGGGACGCATCTCCGAGGCGCGCACGCGTTACCAGGAGGCGCTGGAGATCTTGAACGAGGTCGGCGACCGCCGCGCAGCCGCCGTGTTCGAGGCCCACCTCGCGAACATGGACGAGGAGGCGGGCGACCTCTCCGGCGCCGAACAGCGTCTCGAACGCGCGCTGACGGTGCACCATGAAATCGGCGACGTCGCCTGGGAAGGCATCGTGTACGGACTGCTCGGAAACGTTCGGCTCCGCCGCCGGCGCTTCCGCGAAGCCGCCAGCGCCTATCGCGAGGCCGCCGCTCGGCTCCCGGGCAACTACCGCCGCTGGGCGGGGCTGTTCGCCGCGGCGCAAGCCACCGCCGAGGCCGAGGTGGGCGAGCTGGAAGCCGCCAAGACGCACCTGGCGGTGGCCCGACAGACGCTGGAAGCCGTGGGCGCCCCGAGCGATCTCGTCACCTGGGAGGTGCACGAGCGACTGGTGACGCTGGCCCGAGCGCGGCGCAATCCCGATCCCGAGGCCTCGATTCAGGCGCACACCGCCGCCGAGAGTCTGATGGGCGAGCTCGACCGCCAAGCTCGGCGTGAGCCGCTCACCGACGAAGTTCGGTTTCCGCTCCGTCTGCTCGCGAGCGCGCTGTCCGTGGGAGACTCCCGTGTCCCGTCCAGCCCCTTCCGCGAAACCCTGAAGGTGGGACCGGACGCGGAGTGGTTCGCCACCAGCGATGGCGAGCGAGTGGACCTTTCACGCCGCAACGCGCCCCGGCGGCTGCTGGCGAAGCTGGTGGACGCGCAGCAGAACCGACCCGGTGCCGGCGTGTCGCTGGAAGGTCTGTTCGACGCCGCCTGGCCCGGCGTCGCGATCCGTCCCGACTCCCAGGCGGCACGGGTGTACGTGGCCATCGGAACCCTGCGCAAGCTGGGACTGGCGACCATGTTGCTGCGACAGGACGACGGCTATTTGCTCGACCCCGCCATCCCGGTGGTCTTGGCATCTTGA
- a CDS encoding DUF4352 domain-containing protein yields MNNTRRSLVVALVTVVLALLACKAAPPKEAKIGETVTFDDSTWVVVSATNIGGELTGITGNKKTAGKFVKVEFKITNTGKKDESILDHPKVIDDQDREFRPMDDQSLYIPQPEQTLTLESLPPSIMKRFSAIYELPADAKGLRFEARELAAFGKKQKVALGI; encoded by the coding sequence ATGAACAATACCCGTCGTTCCCTGGTGGTCGCGCTGGTCACCGTCGTTCTCGCCCTGCTCGCCTGCAAGGCGGCTCCGCCCAAGGAGGCGAAGATCGGCGAGACGGTCACTTTCGACGACAGCACCTGGGTGGTGGTGAGCGCCACCAACATCGGCGGCGAGCTGACCGGAATCACCGGCAACAAGAAGACCGCTGGGAAGTTCGTCAAGGTCGAGTTCAAGATCACCAACACTGGAAAAAAGGACGAGAGCATCCTCGACCATCCCAAGGTGATCGACGACCAAGACCGGGAGTTCCGACCGATGGATGACCAATCGTTGTACATCCCTCAGCCCGAACAAACGCTGACTCTGGAGAGCCTCCCGCCCTCGATCATGAAGCGATTCTCGGCGATCTACGAGCTTCCCGCCGACGCCAAGGGCCTGCGCTTCGAGGCGCGGGAGCTGGCCGCCTTCGGCAAGAAGCAAAAGGTCGCGCTCGGCATCTGA
- a CDS encoding amidohydrolase family protein — MPTEYLVDAHVHLNNYHEATRRPTVENVHDLFDKMAECGVDHSVVITSYRVDLDRPSVEELLDVLASDPRTTVVEGLRWRGDARTDLFTMEERIRDGRVKGIKLYPGYDKYAINDPSLEQVFRIAAKHDVPILIHTGDTYSKEAKVRQAHPLLVDDVAVDFPDTKFVMCHLGNPWFQDAAEVLYKNDNVFADISGLTLGEFSYQFERYVSLRVKEMITYMGDPGRQLLYGTDWPLVKMKPYLAFLDDLEISEEKLESVCWRTASRLFKVDETTLRKGRELRLALRPPAPVD; from the coding sequence ATGCCGACCGAGTATCTCGTCGACGCCCACGTACACCTGAACAACTATCACGAGGCCACTCGGCGCCCCACGGTGGAGAACGTCCACGACTTGTTCGACAAGATGGCGGAGTGCGGCGTGGACCACTCCGTGGTGATCACGTCCTACCGCGTCGATCTCGATCGCCCGAGCGTGGAGGAGCTGCTCGACGTCTTGGCCAGTGATCCGCGAACCACCGTGGTGGAGGGCTTGCGCTGGCGCGGAGACGCCCGCACCGACCTGTTCACGATGGAAGAGCGCATCCGCGACGGGAGGGTGAAGGGCATCAAGCTGTACCCAGGCTACGACAAGTATGCGATCAACGACCCGAGCTTGGAGCAGGTGTTTCGTATCGCCGCGAAGCACGACGTCCCGATCCTGATCCACACCGGAGACACCTACTCGAAAGAAGCCAAGGTGCGCCAAGCCCACCCGCTGCTCGTGGACGACGTGGCGGTGGACTTCCCGGACACCAAGTTCGTGATGTGCCACCTCGGCAATCCCTGGTTTCAGGACGCGGCGGAGGTGCTGTACAAGAACGACAACGTCTTCGCCGACATCTCCGGCCTCACCCTCGGAGAGTTCTCGTATCAGTTCGAGCGGTACGTCAGCTTGAGGGTGAAAGAGATGATCACCTACATGGGCGACCCCGGCCGCCAGCTCCTGTACGGCACGGATTGGCCGCTGGTGAAGATGAAGCCGTACCTCGCGTTTCTCGACGACCTGGAGATCAGCGAAGAGAAGCTGGAAAGCGTGTGCTGGCGGACCGCATCGCGCCTGTTCAAGGTGGACGAGACCACGCTGCGGAAGGGCCGAGAGCTGCGCTTGGCCCTGCGGCCGCCGGCCCCAGTGGACTGA
- a CDS encoding M20 family metallopeptidase, with translation MSDVLEALAGRAQSVWPMLERWVEQNSFTGAVDNVNAMGELLKAAFRLPGLELSVQPGKGVGDHLLFSTPAWQAHRERGVLLVGHHDTVFPPGTFEGFRADGDLRRGPGVLDMKGGLAVVWASLAALSDAGRLAELPVALVCVGDEEIGSPDSRSFTAEHARGCHAALVFEAGRAADAIITQRKGTAAVKVVAHGKAAHAGNHHADGVNAIWALARFVDQAQGLTDYAAGVTLNVGTISGGTSKNTVPERAECAVDFRFERVDDGPRVLARLQTIAEELGADSGVRFELDGGVRRPPLERTEASAALCQRYAEQARAAGLGHGEHPLLGGGSDANNIAALGVPAIDGLGPRGKGFHTHDEVIEASTLPLKAQALTRFLLAELGA, from the coding sequence ATGTCGGACGTACTGGAAGCGCTCGCCGGCCGGGCACAGAGCGTATGGCCCATGCTGGAGCGCTGGGTCGAGCAGAATTCCTTCACCGGCGCGGTGGACAACGTCAACGCCATGGGCGAGCTGCTGAAGGCGGCGTTTCGGCTGCCAGGGCTCGAGCTCTCGGTGCAGCCGGGCAAGGGCGTCGGAGACCATCTCCTGTTTTCCACGCCGGCTTGGCAGGCCCATCGCGAGCGCGGGGTGCTGCTCGTCGGCCACCACGACACCGTGTTCCCGCCGGGCACCTTCGAGGGTTTTCGCGCGGACGGCGATCTGCGCAGGGGCCCCGGGGTGCTCGACATGAAAGGTGGGCTGGCGGTGGTGTGGGCCAGCTTGGCGGCTTTGTCCGATGCGGGCCGCCTGGCCGAGCTACCGGTCGCCCTGGTTTGCGTGGGCGACGAGGAGATCGGCTCGCCGGACTCTCGGAGCTTCACCGCCGAGCACGCGCGCGGCTGCCACGCCGCGTTGGTGTTCGAAGCCGGGCGCGCAGCCGACGCCATCATCACGCAGCGCAAGGGCACCGCCGCGGTGAAGGTCGTGGCCCACGGCAAGGCGGCGCACGCGGGCAACCACCACGCCGATGGCGTCAACGCGATCTGGGCGCTCGCGCGCTTCGTGGACCAGGCCCAAGGGCTCACGGACTACGCAGCGGGCGTGACGTTGAACGTGGGGACCATCTCCGGAGGCACCAGCAAGAACACGGTGCCGGAGCGCGCCGAGTGCGCCGTGGACTTCCGCTTCGAACGCGTGGACGACGGTCCGCGCGTGCTCGCGCGCTTGCAGACCATCGCCGAGGAGCTGGGCGCGGACAGCGGCGTGCGCTTCGAGCTCGACGGTGGCGTGCGGCGGCCACCGCTGGAGCGCACGGAAGCGTCCGCGGCGCTGTGCCAGCGCTACGCGGAGCAGGCGCGGGCAGCGGGCCTCGGCCACGGTGAGCATCCGCTGCTGGGCGGCGGCTCCGACGCGAACAACATCGCCGCGCTGGGCGTGCCCGCCATCGACGGCCTCGGACCTCGGGGCAAAGGCTTCCACACCCACGACGAGGTCATCGAGGCGTCCACGCTGCCCCTCAAGGCCCAGGCCCTCACCCGCTTCTTGCTGGCAGAGCTCGGTGCCTGA